From Denticeps clupeoides unplaced genomic scaffold, fDenClu1.1, whole genome shotgun sequence, the proteins below share one genomic window:
- the LOC114782069 gene encoding glutathione hydrolase 5 proenzyme-like isoform X1, with the protein MAPCRVKVCVCVALVLLVLVVVLCVTFFHDHGCPDGSFRRAAVAADSRTCSEVGRDILKLGGSAVDSAIAALLCTSVIHPQSMGVGGGSIFTIRDASGKIRISLMCFCHAVKKILSLRIRPCTGKVQIINARETVPKNFNPELLKKCTQSFQSLPGTEWIGVPGEVRAYEEVHRQYGKLPWASLFQPTIKMAREGIPLSPVLARFLYMLQDDKTLQLRKLFTDKNGKLLKEGDTLRFEKLADTLEVIAEKGADAFYTGEIARSLISDIKDAGGILSLEDLNSFEVSVTSAWKVPLGDFDMYIPPPPAGGATLSFILNTMRGYNLSSESLRGKQKTLTFHRYVETCKFANGLKKFLRDPRFGSEREPLKMTQEGFAMKMRALISSSQTYGPQHYNVTPYLDSWGTTHLSVLAEDGSAVSVTSTINHIFGSRLYSPKTGILLNNELSDFCGKVDQIQAGERPPSSMSPAILFSRSKKDTIVIGGSGGSMITTALALTIMNHLWFGKSLEEAISAPVVFVDSKNALNFEPNFDMEVVQNLKDLGHTVEVRKTFFNVINGISKEGSCIHAVSDARKLGKSAGY; encoded by the exons ATGGCTCCTTGCCGGGTgaaggtgtgcgtgtgtgtggcgcTCGTCCTCCTGGTGCTCGTGGTTGTCCTCTGCGTGACTTTCTTCCACGACCACGGCTGTCCGGACGGATCTTTCCGGAGAGCCGCGGTGGCCGCGGACTCCCGGACCTGCTCGGAGGTCGGTCG AGACATTCTGAAGCTTGGGGGATCTGCAGTAGATAGTGCTATTGCTGCTCTGTTGTGCACTTCTGTCATTCACCCACAGAGTATGGGAGTTGGCGGGGGCTCAATCTTCACCATCCGTGATGCAAGTGGTAAGATCAGAATTTCATTAATGTGCTTTTGTCATGCTGTTAAGAAGATACTATCACTGAGAATTCGTCCATGCACAGGAAAAGTTCAAATCATCAATGCCCGGGAAACTGTGCCAAAGAATTTCAACCCTGAACTGCTGAAGAAATGCACACAATCCTTTCAGTCACTTCCAG GTACTGAGTGGATCGGTGTTCCCGGTGAGGTCCGGGCCTATGAGGAGGTTCACAGGCAGTATGGGAAACTGCCCTGGGCCAGTCTCTTCCAGCCCACTATCAAAATGGCCAGGGAGGGTATCCCACTGTCACCTGTTCTTGCTCGATTTCTGTACATGTTACAAGACGACAAGACACTGCAGCTTCG GAAGTTGTTCACAGATAAAAATGGGAAGCTGCTGAAGGAAGGAGACACCCTGAGGTTTGAAAAACTTGCTGATACCCTGGAAGTCATTGCAGAGAAGGGTGCAGATGCTTTCTACACAGGAGAAATAGCCAGAAGCTTAATTAGTGATATAAAGGATGCAG GGGGAATCTTGTCCTTGGAGGACCTGAACTCATTCGAAGTATCTGTGACCAGTGCGTGGAAGGTGCCACTGGGAGATTTTGATATGTATAtcccacctccaccagctgggGGTGCTACACTCAGCTTCATATTAAACACTATGAGAG GTTATAATCTATCTTCAGAGTCGCTAAGAGGGAAACAGAAAACCCTTACCTTTCACCGCTATGTGGAGACATGTAAATTTGCTAACGGTCTGAAGAAGTTCCTGCGGGATCCCAGATTTGGTTCTGAAAGG GAACCATTAAAAATGACCCAGGAGGGCTTTGCAATGAAAATGAGGGCCCTGATCAGCAGTAGTCAGACTTATGGTCCTCAGCACTATAACGTCACACCATACCTGGATAGCTGGGGCACCACTCACTTGTCCGTACTTGCTGAAGATGGTTCTGCTGTGTCAGTGACAAGCACAATCAATCACAT ATTTGGGTCCAGACTTTATTCTCCAAAAACAGGCATTCTTCTCAATAATGAGCTTTCTGATTTCTGTGGAAAAGTGGACCAAATTCAGGCTG GTGAAAGACCCCCTTCCTCCATGAGTCCAGCAATCCTCTTTTCCAGGTCTAAGAAGGATACGATAGTGATTGGGGGATCAGGAGGCAGTATGATTACTACAGCATTGGCCTTG ACAATTATGAATCACCTCTGGTTTGGAAAGAGTTTGGAAGAAGCAATATCTGCTCCTGTGGTTTTTGTGGATTCCAAAAATGCATTGAATTTTGAGCCCAATTTTGACATG GAAGTTGTGCAGAACCTTAAAGATCTTGGACACACAGTGGAAGTTCGAAAGACGttctttaatgtaattaatggtATATCTAAAGAGGGCAGCTGCATCCACGCTGTATCTGATGCACGGAAACTGGGAAAATCAGCTGGGTACTGA
- the LOC114782069 gene encoding glutathione hydrolase 5 proenzyme-like isoform X2: MAPCRVKVCVCVALVLLVLVVVLCVTFFHDHGCPDGSFRRAAVAADSRTCSEVGRDILKLGGSAVDSAIAALLCTSVIHPQSMGVGGGSIFTIRDASGKVQIINARETVPKNFNPELLKKCTQSFQSLPGTEWIGVPGEVRAYEEVHRQYGKLPWASLFQPTIKMAREGIPLSPVLARFLYMLQDDKTLQLRKLFTDKNGKLLKEGDTLRFEKLADTLEVIAEKGADAFYTGEIARSLISDIKDAGGILSLEDLNSFEVSVTSAWKVPLGDFDMYIPPPPAGGATLSFILNTMRGYNLSSESLRGKQKTLTFHRYVETCKFANGLKKFLRDPRFGSEREPLKMTQEGFAMKMRALISSSQTYGPQHYNVTPYLDSWGTTHLSVLAEDGSAVSVTSTINHIFGSRLYSPKTGILLNNELSDFCGKVDQIQAGERPPSSMSPAILFSRSKKDTIVIGGSGGSMITTALALTIMNHLWFGKSLEEAISAPVVFVDSKNALNFEPNFDMEVVQNLKDLGHTVEVRKTFFNVINGISKEGSCIHAVSDARKLGKSAGY, translated from the exons ATGGCTCCTTGCCGGGTgaaggtgtgcgtgtgtgtggcgcTCGTCCTCCTGGTGCTCGTGGTTGTCCTCTGCGTGACTTTCTTCCACGACCACGGCTGTCCGGACGGATCTTTCCGGAGAGCCGCGGTGGCCGCGGACTCCCGGACCTGCTCGGAGGTCGGTCG AGACATTCTGAAGCTTGGGGGATCTGCAGTAGATAGTGCTATTGCTGCTCTGTTGTGCACTTCTGTCATTCACCCACAGAGTATGGGAGTTGGCGGGGGCTCAATCTTCACCATCCGTGATGCAAGTG GAAAAGTTCAAATCATCAATGCCCGGGAAACTGTGCCAAAGAATTTCAACCCTGAACTGCTGAAGAAATGCACACAATCCTTTCAGTCACTTCCAG GTACTGAGTGGATCGGTGTTCCCGGTGAGGTCCGGGCCTATGAGGAGGTTCACAGGCAGTATGGGAAACTGCCCTGGGCCAGTCTCTTCCAGCCCACTATCAAAATGGCCAGGGAGGGTATCCCACTGTCACCTGTTCTTGCTCGATTTCTGTACATGTTACAAGACGACAAGACACTGCAGCTTCG GAAGTTGTTCACAGATAAAAATGGGAAGCTGCTGAAGGAAGGAGACACCCTGAGGTTTGAAAAACTTGCTGATACCCTGGAAGTCATTGCAGAGAAGGGTGCAGATGCTTTCTACACAGGAGAAATAGCCAGAAGCTTAATTAGTGATATAAAGGATGCAG GGGGAATCTTGTCCTTGGAGGACCTGAACTCATTCGAAGTATCTGTGACCAGTGCGTGGAAGGTGCCACTGGGAGATTTTGATATGTATAtcccacctccaccagctgggGGTGCTACACTCAGCTTCATATTAAACACTATGAGAG GTTATAATCTATCTTCAGAGTCGCTAAGAGGGAAACAGAAAACCCTTACCTTTCACCGCTATGTGGAGACATGTAAATTTGCTAACGGTCTGAAGAAGTTCCTGCGGGATCCCAGATTTGGTTCTGAAAGG GAACCATTAAAAATGACCCAGGAGGGCTTTGCAATGAAAATGAGGGCCCTGATCAGCAGTAGTCAGACTTATGGTCCTCAGCACTATAACGTCACACCATACCTGGATAGCTGGGGCACCACTCACTTGTCCGTACTTGCTGAAGATGGTTCTGCTGTGTCAGTGACAAGCACAATCAATCACAT ATTTGGGTCCAGACTTTATTCTCCAAAAACAGGCATTCTTCTCAATAATGAGCTTTCTGATTTCTGTGGAAAAGTGGACCAAATTCAGGCTG GTGAAAGACCCCCTTCCTCCATGAGTCCAGCAATCCTCTTTTCCAGGTCTAAGAAGGATACGATAGTGATTGGGGGATCAGGAGGCAGTATGATTACTACAGCATTGGCCTTG ACAATTATGAATCACCTCTGGTTTGGAAAGAGTTTGGAAGAAGCAATATCTGCTCCTGTGGTTTTTGTGGATTCCAAAAATGCATTGAATTTTGAGCCCAATTTTGACATG GAAGTTGTGCAGAACCTTAAAGATCTTGGACACACAGTGGAAGTTCGAAAGACGttctttaatgtaattaatggtATATCTAAAGAGGGCAGCTGCATCCACGCTGTATCTGATGCACGGAAACTGGGAAAATCAGCTGGGTACTGA